From Brassica oleracea var. oleracea cultivar TO1000 chromosome C3, BOL, whole genome shotgun sequence, a single genomic window includes:
- the LOC106329599 gene encoding MATH domain and coiled-coil domain-containing protein At2g42470, whose translation MGNQLQRQRKVTAHGFIIASSKVKLANWIFQTYPNTSANVKLQDDVLRTRYMNLLFSVIKRLYHKPLSDLTEDELSKASQELSDVTQAGFSVEWLASKLEKVTLEKKTSEDRIRELEEELEKLKLTMSEEKVKLKKQPSWITKTEIPISP comes from the coding sequence ATGGGGAACCAATTACAGAGACAAAGAAAGGTAACTGCACATGGCTTCATCATTGCTTCTTCGAAGGTGAAGTTAGCAAACTGGATTTTTCAGACATACCCAAATACTTCAGCTAATGTTAAATTGCAAGACGATGTGCTCAGGACAAGATACATGAACCTTCTATTCAGCGTCATCAAGAGACTTTACCACAAACCTCTGAGTGATCTCACAGAAGATGAATTGAGCAAAGCTTCCCAGGAGTTGTCTGATGTGACACAAGCTGGTTTTAGTGTGGAATGGTTGGCTTCAAAGCTTGAGAAGGTGACCTTGGAGAAGAAGACTTCTGAAGATCGGATTCGGGAACTGGAAGAAGAGCTCGAAAAACTTAAGCTAACCATGTCAGAGGAGAAGGTCAAGTTGAAGAAGCAACCATCTTGGATCACCAAGACAGAGATACCTATTTCTCCTTAA
- the LOC106329600 gene encoding MATH domain and coiled-coil domain-containing protein At2g42465-like yields MKHLHRHEKEVINGFIVDPSQTTLAKWIFTHYPETAVHVQSQDLALRTKDMNVLLDIFETLSYKKSCDISEAQLRHVSDNLSYLKRAGFKVEWLRAKFDDVSLNACEARIVKLKEEVKKQEQMVSYLKDMLKYEEAKLKKL; encoded by the coding sequence ATGAAGCACTTGCATAGACATGAGAAAGAAGTGATTAATGGCTTCATCGTTGATCCTTCACAGACGACTCTAGCCAAGTGGATTTTTACGCATTATCCGGAAACTGCAGTGCATGTTCAGTCGCAAGACCTAGCGCTTAGGACGAAAGACATGAACGTTCTCCTTGATATCTTCGAGACACTTTCCTACAAGAAGTCGTGTGACATATCTGAGGCTCAGCTACGCCATGTATCAGATAATTTGTCTTATTTGAAACGCGCAGGTTTTAAGGTGGAATGGTTAAGGGCAAAGTTTGATGATGTTTCTTTGAATGCTTGTGAAGCAAGGATTGTAAAACTCAAGGAAGAGGTCAAAAAACAGGAGCAGATGGTTTCCTATCTCAAAGATATGCTGAAATACGAAGAGGCCAAGTTGAAGAAGCTATAG
- the LOC106335482 gene encoding purine-uracil permease NCS1 gives MVSNCISLGLHLHPHPHKHNHHSLSSLRFHTKAKTHHHVSYTAPSDAQHRSLKHCGWNLSSSRSVNNFGLSRSGVIRPRLSAMTGSEVGDSGYDESQFDPTLTNDDLKPTKPSQRTFSWLDMSSLWIGLVVGVPTYYLAGSLVDLGMAWWQGIATVVAANLILLVPLVLTAQPGTMYGISFPVLARSSFGIRGAHIPTLLRALVGCGWYGIETWIGGEAIFLLLPSHIKNSALSHTLPWLGTSPLEFSCFIVFWLAQLCIVWRGMDGIRKLEKYSAPVLITLTSCLLVWSYVKAGGFGHMLSLSSKLTSSQFWTLFFPSLTANISFWATLALNIPDFSRFAKSQTDQIIGQVGLPVFMGLFTFVGLAVTSSTSIIFGRVISNPIQLLGQIGGLATTLLAILGISLATITTNIAANVVAPANALVNLNPKVFTFGRGALLTAVLGIVCQPWRLLKSSESFVYTWLIGYSALLGPIGAIVLADYYLIKKMKLNVGDLYSLSASGEYYYSKGYNAAAVVALVAGIIPVVPGFLHKVGGLSKISNGFVVVYDNALFFSFIIAGFVYWMLMSRLRRKQSSSSQPLL, from the coding sequence ATGGTCTCCAATTGCATTAGCCTTGGCCTCCATCTCCATCCTCATCCCCACAAACACAACCATCATTCACTTTCTTCTTTAAGATTCCACACAAAAGCTAAAACCCATCACCATGTCTCATATACAGCTCCGTCTGATGCACAGCATAGAAGTCTCAAACACTGTGGATGGAACTTGAGTTCTAGCCGGTCCGTGAACAACTTTGGTTTGAGCCGGTCTGGTGTCATCCGCCCAAGACTCTCGGCGATGACAGGGTCAGAAGTCGGTGACTCTGGCTACGACGAATCACAATTCGACCCGACCCTCACGAACGACGACTTGAAACCGACCAAACCAAGCCAAAGAACGTTTTCTTGGTTGGATATGTCGAGTTTATGGATCGGTCTCGTTGTCGGTGTGCCTACTTACTATCTGGCTGGAAGCTTAGTGGACCTAGGCATGGCGTGGTGGCAAGGGATAGCCACAGTGGTTGCTGCTAATCTAATTCTCCTCGTGCCGCTGGTTCTCACCGCACAGCCTGGCACCATGTACGGAATATCTTTCCCCGTCCTCGCTAGATCATCCTTCGGCATCCGTGGAGCCCATATTCCGACACTACTCAGAGCATTGGTCGGTTGCGGATGGTACGGTATCGAGACATGGATCGGAGGAGAAGCTATCTTCTTGCTCTTACCGTCTCACATCAAGAACTCGGCTCTGTCTCATACACTGCCTTGGCTGGGCACTTCTCCGCTTGAGTTCTCTTGTTTCATTGTCTTCTGGTTGGCTCAGCTTTGTATCGTCTGGAGAGGAATGGACGGAATCAGAAAGCTAGAGAAGTACTCAGCTCCTGTCCTGATCACTCTCACTTCTTGTCTCCTTGTCTGGTCTTATGTCAAAGCTGGTGGGTTCGGCCACATGCTTTCCTTGTCATCCAAGCTAACCTCTTCACAGTTCTGGACTCTCTTCTTCCCATCTCTAACCGCAAACATAAGCTTCTGGGCAACGCTAGCTTTAAACATCCCTGACTTTTCCCGGTTTGCGAAATCCCAAACCGATCAAATCATCGGTCAAGTTGGTCTTCCGGTTTTCATGGGTTTGTTCACGTTCGTTGGTTTAGCTGTTACGTCCTCCACAAGCATCATCTTTGGAAGAGTCATCTCCAATCCCATTCAGCTTCTCGGTCAAATCGGAGGCCTAGCCACAACTCTACTCGCTATCCTCGGTATCTCCCTCGCCACAATCACCACGAACATAGCTGCAAACGTGGTCGCACCAGCAAACGCCCTTGTGAACCTAAACCCTAAAGTTTTCACGTTCGGAAGAGGAGCCTTGTTGACCGCGGTTCTTGGAATCGTGTGTCAGCCTTGGAGATTGCTCAAGTCGAGTGAGAGCTTTGTCTACACATGGCTCATCGGTTACTCTGCGCTTCTTGGTCCTATTGGTGCTATAGTTCTTGCAGATTATTATCTGATCAAGAAGATGAAACTGAACGTTGGAGACTTGTACTCTTTGAGTGCCTCCGGAGAATATTATTATTCCAAGGGATATAATGCGGCGGCTGTGGTGGCTTTGGTCGCCGGAATCATCCCAGTTGTGCCTGGCTTTCTACACAAGGTCGGAGGTTTGTCGAAGATCTCAAATGGGTTCGTGGTTGTTTACGACAATGCATTGTTTTTCAGCTTCATCATCGCAGGATTTGTCTATTGGATGTTAATGTCTCGTCTGAGAAGGAAACAGAGCTCCTCTTCACAGCCACTTTTGTAA
- the LOC106335483 gene encoding dnaJ homolog subfamily C member 28, with translation MAVRLARSSVASSPSRPSLISIVNRISDFASYSSSSSWWSSPEDLTAGSKRREKKTTDRFSAAIDAVHDRKLPPELRGRRDFVRSETDIINVVEQRIWHSMEEGQFENLPGKGKPLNLHTNPHADPAEDTLYRILNKNGFAPEWVELNKDIRSKAKEWRVSLKKAWAMKLEDDQSGWEERSDLLKTQLKQINNMVFRYNLIVPFGRQMFGLKWEKEIDHLKE, from the exons ATGGCGGTTCGCCTCGCGAGATCATCGGTGGCGTCATCCCCATCACGTCCGTCGTTGATCTCCATCGTGAATCGGATATCTGATTTCGCCTCTTATTCGTCCTCGTCCTCCTGGTGGTCGTCTCCGGAGGATCTGACGGCGGGATCGAAGAGGCGGGAGAAGAAGACTACAGACCGTTTCTCCGCCGCGATCGACGCTGTCCATGACCGGAAGCTGCCGCCGGAGCTACGCGGGCGGCGCGATTTCGTAAG GTCAGAGACTGACATAATCAACGTGGTCGAGCAGAGGATATGGCACTCAATGGAAGAAGGCCAGTTTGAGAATTTACCTGGTAAGGGCAAACCCTTGAACCTCCACACAAATCCTCACGCAGACCCAGCGGAGGATACATTGTACCGGATTCTTAACAAGAACGGGTTTGCTCCCGAGTGGGTGGAGCTCAACAAAGACATAAGAAGCAAAGCAAAAGAATGGAGAGTTTCACTGAAGAAAGCATGGGCTATGAAACTCGAGGATGACCAATCGGGTTGGGAAGAGCGATCAGATTTGCTGAAAACACAACTGAAGCAAATCAACAACATG GTGTTTAGGTACAATCTGATTGTTCCTTTTGGCCGTCAAATGTTTGGATTGAAGTGGGAGAAAGAGATTGATCACCTGAAAGAATAA